A genome region from Microplitis demolitor isolate Queensland-Clemson2020A chromosome 1, iyMicDemo2.1a, whole genome shotgun sequence includes the following:
- the LOC103569550 gene encoding uncharacterized protein LOC103569550 isoform X2 translates to MIMAGDNIEDRGVDIDNERPAEKLDLCLYSHDDELLDPVEVVPCPEFQFSTLACYICNGYYGPSFEEPVCATCHAFLFPDDIGTRPALPFSEKTDDEDSGNDEPTDLFYNPERRVSQPQRSRAEAAQSSNNDNNKEKSFLKVSVDPEIFNHLHGPGPSNRVFEAIKLYQSEDASTSDDPNSLDLSAMSLHNIIEIKPRSLADRVDVLSNHRHQEHEPIIEPGLVERLPPEVLLAVFSHLDDVSLWSAAKVCRRWNGLLLTHVPPQQWQQHVKLRWPLYKAICHVDNWYKVYDSLASSVPCRSCLAQMCLRSKPATGEENSWRRNRLRMELKSLRIDPPEGIEATPLDAMCCHWQATITGPIGSPYEGGLFYLYLQVPYSYPMCPPVVRFLTKILHPNVSRHGDVGIDSIQHNWSLALTISKVLISVQSLLTDPYCQVCMEPELGDMYTNDRERFEEVARAWTWKYAMHDVGGRDKN, encoded by the exons atGATAATGGCAGGTGACAATATTGAAGACAGAGGTGTCGATATTGACAATGAAAGACCGGCTGAGAAACTGGACCTCTGCTTGTACTCTCACGATGACGAGCTTCTAGATCCTGTGGAAGTCGTTCCTTGTCCGGAGTTTCAATTTTCT aCCTTGGCCTGTTACATCTGCAATGGATACTACGGTCCTAGTTTTGAAGAACCAGTATGTGCTACATGTCACGCATTTTTATTTCCCGATGACATTGGGACTCGACCTGCTCTACCATTTAGCGAG aaaacagACGATGAAGATTCTGGCAACGACGAACCAACGGATTTATTCTACAATCCAGAGCGAAGAGTCAGTCAGCCTCAACGCTCCCGTGCTGAAGCTGCCCAAAGTTccaacaatgataataataaagaaaagtcatttttaaaagtatcagTAGACCCTGAAATATTCAACCACTTGCACGGTCCTGGACCCTCGAACCGCGTATTTGAAGCCATAAAATTGTACCAATCAGAAGACGCCTCGACTTCCGATGACCCTAATTCGCTTGATCTGTCGGCGATGTCACTGCACaatataatagaaataaaaccCCGGAGTCTGGCTGACCGCGTGGATGTGCTGAGCAACCACCGGCACCAGGAGCACGAGCCAATAATCGAACCAGGTCTGGTCGAGCGACTACCTCCAGAAGTGCTTCTTGCGGTATTTTCTCACCTGGATGACGTGAGCCTCTGGTCGGCTGCGAAAGTTTGTCGCCGCTGGAACGGATTACTTTTAACTCACGTCCCTCCTCAGCAGTGGCAGCAACACGTGAAGCTCCGGTGGCCGCTTTACAAAGCGATCTGTCATGTCGACAACTGGTACAAAGTCTACGACAGTCTGGCTTCCTCGGTGCCCTGCAGAAGTTGCTTAGCACAGATGTGTCTGCGTTCGAAACCCGCCACCGGGGAAGAGAATTCCTGGCGCAGGAACAGATTGAGGATGGAGCTGAAGAGCTTGAGGATCGATCCCCCAGAAGGAATCGAAGCCACTCCTCTAGATGCCATGTGCTGTCATTGGCAGGCGACCATCACTGGGCCCATTGGTAGTCCTTACGAAggtggtttattttatttgtatctCCAAGTGCCCTACag ttaccCAATGTGTCCACCAGTGGTGAGATTCCTGACTAAAATTCTCCATCCGAATGTCTCGAGACACGGCGACGTCGGTATCGATTCAATTCAACACAACTGGTCACTGGCTCTTACGATATCTAAAGTGTTGATAAGCGTCCAGAGTTTGCTTACAGATCCCTACTGTCAAGTTTGTATGGAACCGGAGCTTGGTGATATGTACACTAATGACCGTGAAAGGTTTGAAGAAGTCGCGAGAGCTTGGACATGGAAATATGCGATGCATGATGTG ggTGGGCGTGACAAAAATTGA
- the LOC103569550 gene encoding uncharacterized protein LOC103569550 isoform X1, producing the protein MIMAGDNIEDRGVDIDNERPAEKLDLCLYSHDDELLDPVEVVPCPEFQFSTLACYICNGYYGPSFEEPVCATCHAFLFPDDIGTRPALPFSEKTDDEDSGNDEPTDLFYNPERRVSQPQRSRAEAAQSSNNDNNKEKSFLKVSVDPEIFNHLHGPGPSNRVFEAIKLYQSEDASTSDDPNSLDLSAMSLHNIIEIKPRSLADRVDVLSNHRHQEHEPIIEPGLVERLPPEVLLAVFSHLDDVSLWSAAKVCRRWNGLLLTHVPPQQWQQHVKLRWPLYKAICHVDNWYKVYDSLASSVPCRSCLAQMCLRSKPATGEENSWRRNRLRMELKSLRIDPPEGIEATPLDAMCCHWQATITGPIGSPYEGGLFYLYLQVPYSYPMCPPVVRFLTKILHPNVSRHGDVGIDSIQHNWSLALTISKVLISVQSLLTDPYCQVCMEPELGDMYTNDRERFEEVARAWTWKYAMHDVLNLSLGKKKIF; encoded by the exons atGATAATGGCAGGTGACAATATTGAAGACAGAGGTGTCGATATTGACAATGAAAGACCGGCTGAGAAACTGGACCTCTGCTTGTACTCTCACGATGACGAGCTTCTAGATCCTGTGGAAGTCGTTCCTTGTCCGGAGTTTCAATTTTCT aCCTTGGCCTGTTACATCTGCAATGGATACTACGGTCCTAGTTTTGAAGAACCAGTATGTGCTACATGTCACGCATTTTTATTTCCCGATGACATTGGGACTCGACCTGCTCTACCATTTAGCGAG aaaacagACGATGAAGATTCTGGCAACGACGAACCAACGGATTTATTCTACAATCCAGAGCGAAGAGTCAGTCAGCCTCAACGCTCCCGTGCTGAAGCTGCCCAAAGTTccaacaatgataataataaagaaaagtcatttttaaaagtatcagTAGACCCTGAAATATTCAACCACTTGCACGGTCCTGGACCCTCGAACCGCGTATTTGAAGCCATAAAATTGTACCAATCAGAAGACGCCTCGACTTCCGATGACCCTAATTCGCTTGATCTGTCGGCGATGTCACTGCACaatataatagaaataaaaccCCGGAGTCTGGCTGACCGCGTGGATGTGCTGAGCAACCACCGGCACCAGGAGCACGAGCCAATAATCGAACCAGGTCTGGTCGAGCGACTACCTCCAGAAGTGCTTCTTGCGGTATTTTCTCACCTGGATGACGTGAGCCTCTGGTCGGCTGCGAAAGTTTGTCGCCGCTGGAACGGATTACTTTTAACTCACGTCCCTCCTCAGCAGTGGCAGCAACACGTGAAGCTCCGGTGGCCGCTTTACAAAGCGATCTGTCATGTCGACAACTGGTACAAAGTCTACGACAGTCTGGCTTCCTCGGTGCCCTGCAGAAGTTGCTTAGCACAGATGTGTCTGCGTTCGAAACCCGCCACCGGGGAAGAGAATTCCTGGCGCAGGAACAGATTGAGGATGGAGCTGAAGAGCTTGAGGATCGATCCCCCAGAAGGAATCGAAGCCACTCCTCTAGATGCCATGTGCTGTCATTGGCAGGCGACCATCACTGGGCCCATTGGTAGTCCTTACGAAggtggtttattttatttgtatctCCAAGTGCCCTACag ttaccCAATGTGTCCACCAGTGGTGAGATTCCTGACTAAAATTCTCCATCCGAATGTCTCGAGACACGGCGACGTCGGTATCGATTCAATTCAACACAACTGGTCACTGGCTCTTACGATATCTAAAGTGTTGATAAGCGTCCAGAGTTTGCTTACAGATCCCTACTGTCAAGTTTGTATGGAACCGGAGCTTGGTGATATGTACACTAATGACCGTGAAAGGTTTGAAGAAGTCGCGAGAGCTTGGACATGGAAATATGCGATGCATGATGTG ctcaATTTGAGTTTGggaaagaagaaaattttctaa
- the LOC103569550 gene encoding uncharacterized protein LOC103569550 isoform X3: MIMAGDNIEDRGVDIDNERPAEKLDLCLYSHDDELLDPVEVVPCPEFQFSTLACYICNGYYGPSFEEPVCATCHAFLFPDDIGTRPALPFSEKTDDEDSGNDEPTDLFYNPERRVSQPQRSRAEAAQSSNNDNNKEKSFLKVSVDPEIFNHLHGPGPSNRVFEAIKLYQSEDASTSDDPNSLDLSAMSLHNIIEIKPRSLADRVDVLSNHRHQEHEPIIEPGLVERLPPEVLLAVFSHLDDVSLWSAAKVCRRWNGLLLTHVPPQQWQQHVKLRWPLYKAICHVDNWYKVYDSLASSVPCRSCLAQMCLRSKPATGEENSWRRNRLRMELKSLRIDPPEGIEATPLDAMCCHWQATITGPIGSPYEGGLFYLYLQVPYSYPMCPPVVRFLTKILHPNVSRHGDVGIDSIQHNWSLALTISKVLISVQSLLTDPYCQVCMEPELGDMYTNDRERFEEVARAWTWKYAMHDVGHES; this comes from the exons atGATAATGGCAGGTGACAATATTGAAGACAGAGGTGTCGATATTGACAATGAAAGACCGGCTGAGAAACTGGACCTCTGCTTGTACTCTCACGATGACGAGCTTCTAGATCCTGTGGAAGTCGTTCCTTGTCCGGAGTTTCAATTTTCT aCCTTGGCCTGTTACATCTGCAATGGATACTACGGTCCTAGTTTTGAAGAACCAGTATGTGCTACATGTCACGCATTTTTATTTCCCGATGACATTGGGACTCGACCTGCTCTACCATTTAGCGAG aaaacagACGATGAAGATTCTGGCAACGACGAACCAACGGATTTATTCTACAATCCAGAGCGAAGAGTCAGTCAGCCTCAACGCTCCCGTGCTGAAGCTGCCCAAAGTTccaacaatgataataataaagaaaagtcatttttaaaagtatcagTAGACCCTGAAATATTCAACCACTTGCACGGTCCTGGACCCTCGAACCGCGTATTTGAAGCCATAAAATTGTACCAATCAGAAGACGCCTCGACTTCCGATGACCCTAATTCGCTTGATCTGTCGGCGATGTCACTGCACaatataatagaaataaaaccCCGGAGTCTGGCTGACCGCGTGGATGTGCTGAGCAACCACCGGCACCAGGAGCACGAGCCAATAATCGAACCAGGTCTGGTCGAGCGACTACCTCCAGAAGTGCTTCTTGCGGTATTTTCTCACCTGGATGACGTGAGCCTCTGGTCGGCTGCGAAAGTTTGTCGCCGCTGGAACGGATTACTTTTAACTCACGTCCCTCCTCAGCAGTGGCAGCAACACGTGAAGCTCCGGTGGCCGCTTTACAAAGCGATCTGTCATGTCGACAACTGGTACAAAGTCTACGACAGTCTGGCTTCCTCGGTGCCCTGCAGAAGTTGCTTAGCACAGATGTGTCTGCGTTCGAAACCCGCCACCGGGGAAGAGAATTCCTGGCGCAGGAACAGATTGAGGATGGAGCTGAAGAGCTTGAGGATCGATCCCCCAGAAGGAATCGAAGCCACTCCTCTAGATGCCATGTGCTGTCATTGGCAGGCGACCATCACTGGGCCCATTGGTAGTCCTTACGAAggtggtttattttatttgtatctCCAAGTGCCCTACag ttaccCAATGTGTCCACCAGTGGTGAGATTCCTGACTAAAATTCTCCATCCGAATGTCTCGAGACACGGCGACGTCGGTATCGATTCAATTCAACACAACTGGTCACTGGCTCTTACGATATCTAAAGTGTTGATAAGCGTCCAGAGTTTGCTTACAGATCCCTACTGTCAAGTTTGTATGGAACCGGAGCTTGGTGATATGTACACTAATGACCGTGAAAGGTTTGAAGAAGTCGCGAGAGCTTGGACATGGAAATATGCGATGCATGATGTG GGACACGAATCATGA
- the LOC103569534 gene encoding growth arrest-specific protein 1 isoform X1, whose amino-acid sequence MSPVTRWMCIVVVLGLSVKTNASVVNATRVIPCDEAKLKCVYRKGCGGALQRYLTSCAGIYQDEEDRNCPEQCQQDLISLTSTDEGKDLMNCECTKDDFMCIDSKQRVEVCRESINRVMNNTRLSCVIAIGICNADTLCTTALHYYRKNCKHMFSGRRCSHRCRNSLEILMRQDKAADLKTCVCDGREDYDCRGIHRNMHLLCFNKTEDEYALIIQEQYPNTITNEVGDVNSGESIYIRASYIILIALLILLKVYFCYRLMIYCNDKRIKKNINSIPYVNDQRS is encoded by the exons aTGAGTCCTGTCACGCGTTGGATGTGTATAGTCGTCGTCCTGGGGCTTAGTGTAAAAACAAACGCGTCAGTAGTGAATGCCACTAGAGTAATACCGTGTGATGAGGCTAAATTGAAATGCGTATACCGAAAAGGATGTGGCGGTGCTTTGCAGCGGTATTTAACCAGCTGTGCTGGTATTTATCAAGACGAGGAGGACAGAAATTGTCCTGAGCAATGTCAGCAAGACCTTATTTCGCTCACCAGCACAGACGAGGGTAAAGACCTCATGAAC tgtGAATGTACCAAAGATGATTTTATGTGTATAGATTCTAAGCAGAGAGTTGAAGTTTGCAGAGAATCAATTAATAGAGTAATGAATAATACAAGACTTAGTTGTGTAATAGCCATTGGTATTTGTAATGCCGATACACTTTGTACTACTGCACTACATTATTAccgaaaaaattgtaaacataTGTTCAGTGGTAGAAGATGTTCGCATCG GTGTAGAAATTCGTTGGAAATTCTCATGAGACAGGATAAAGCAGCGGATTTAAAAACATGTGTGTGTGACGGCCGTGAGGATTACGACTGTCGTGGCATACATCGTAATATGCACTTACtatgttttaataaaacagaAGATGAGTACGCACTTATAATACAAGAACAATATCCCAATACAATCACAAATGAAGTCGGGGATGTTAATTCCGGTGAATCTATTTACATTAGAGCgagttatattattttaattgctcTCCTAATCCTCTTAAAAG tttacTTCTGTTACAGACTGATGATTTACTGCAATGATaagagaataaagaaaaatataaacagtaTTCCATACGTGAATGACCAaagatcataa
- the LOC103569534 gene encoding growth arrest-specific protein 1 isoform X2: MSPVTRWMCIVVVLGLSVKTNASVVNATRVIPCDEAKLKCVYRKGCGGALQRYLTSCAGIYQDEEDRNCPEQCQQDLISLTSTDEGKDLMNCECTKDDFMCIDSKQRVEVCRESINRVMNNTRLSCVIAIGICNADTLCTTALHYYRKNCKHMFSGRRCSHRCRNSLEILMRQDKAADLKTCVCDGREDYDCRGIHRNMHLLCFNKTEDEYALIIQEQYPNTITNEVGDVNSGESIYIRASYIILIALLILLKD, translated from the exons aTGAGTCCTGTCACGCGTTGGATGTGTATAGTCGTCGTCCTGGGGCTTAGTGTAAAAACAAACGCGTCAGTAGTGAATGCCACTAGAGTAATACCGTGTGATGAGGCTAAATTGAAATGCGTATACCGAAAAGGATGTGGCGGTGCTTTGCAGCGGTATTTAACCAGCTGTGCTGGTATTTATCAAGACGAGGAGGACAGAAATTGTCCTGAGCAATGTCAGCAAGACCTTATTTCGCTCACCAGCACAGACGAGGGTAAAGACCTCATGAAC tgtGAATGTACCAAAGATGATTTTATGTGTATAGATTCTAAGCAGAGAGTTGAAGTTTGCAGAGAATCAATTAATAGAGTAATGAATAATACAAGACTTAGTTGTGTAATAGCCATTGGTATTTGTAATGCCGATACACTTTGTACTACTGCACTACATTATTAccgaaaaaattgtaaacataTGTTCAGTGGTAGAAGATGTTCGCATCG GTGTAGAAATTCGTTGGAAATTCTCATGAGACAGGATAAAGCAGCGGATTTAAAAACATGTGTGTGTGACGGCCGTGAGGATTACGACTGTCGTGGCATACATCGTAATATGCACTTACtatgttttaataaaacagaAGATGAGTACGCACTTATAATACAAGAACAATATCCCAATACAATCACAAATGAAGTCGGGGATGTTAATTCCGGTGAATCTATTTACATTAGAGCgagttatattattttaattgctcTCCTAATCCTCTTAAAAG ACTGA
- the LOC103569520 gene encoding serine/threonine-protein phosphatase 2A 65 kDa regulatory subunit A alpha isoform isoform X1 yields the protein MAAADSSTDDSLYPIAVLIDELKNEDVQLRLNSIKKLSTIALALGAERTRSELMPFLTETIYDEDEVLLALAEQLGSFTPLVGGPEYVHCLLPPLEALAAVEETVVRDKAVESLRNIASQHSPTYLEDHFVPLVQRLASGDWFTSRTSACGLISVCYPRVSPATKAELRNHFRNLCQDDTPMVRRSAASKLGEFAKVVEIEYLKADLIPMFVVLAQDEQDSVRLLAVDACVSIASLLQQEDVEQLVMPTLRQCAGDQSWRVRYMVADKFTDLQKAVGPEITKTDLVPAFQVLLKDTEAEVRAAAAEKVREFCQNLDQFNQENIIMTNILPFIKELVADLNQHVKSALAGVIMGLSPILGKHNTIEHLLPLFLMQLKDECPEVRLNIISNLDCVNEVIGIQQLSQSLLPAIVELAEDSKWRVRLAIIEYMPLLAGQLGVEFFDEKLNSLSMNWLVDHVYAIREAATLNLKKLVEKFGPEWASNTIIPKVLNMSRDQNYLHRMTCLFCINVLAEVCGPDITTKVMLPTVVAMANDNVANVRFNVAKTLQRIGPYLEPSAVQTQVKPVLDKLNTDPDVDVKYFASEAIAGIAA from the exons ATGGCAGCGGCCGACTCATCAACCGACGACAGTCTTTATCCAATAGCCGTTTTAATTGACGAGCTGAAGAATGAGGATGTCCAG ttacgcttgaattcaataaaaaaactttcaacaATCGCATTGGCACTTGGGGCTGAAAGAACACGCAGTGAATTGATGCCATTTCTCACCGAAACAATTTACGATGAAGATGAAGTATTATTAGCACTTGCTGAACAACTTGGATCATTTACTCCACTTGTTGGCGGGCCTGAATACGTCCACTGTCTTCTG CCACCATTGGAAGCTTTGGCAGCAGTAGAAGAGACAGTAGTACGTGACAAAGCCGTGGAATCACTCCGAAATATCGCCAGCCAACACAGCCCAACTTATTTGGAAGATCATTTTGTACCTTTGGTCCAACGTCTAGCTTCTGGTGACTGGTTTACGTCGAGAACTTCAGCTTGTGGATTAATAAGTGTATGTTACCCACGTGTAAGTCCCGCGACTAAAGCTGAATTGAGAAACCATTTCCGCAACTTGTGTCAAGATGACACTCCGATGGTGCGTCGATCTGCGGCTTCTAAACTCGGAGAGTTTGCTAAAGTTGTTGAGATTGAGTATCTCAAGGCGGATTTGATTCCGATGTTCGTTGTCTTGGCACAGGATGAAcag gaCTCTGTACGTCTGTTGGCAGTTGATGCATGTGTCAGTATTGCTTCTCTTCTTCAGCAAGAAGATGTTGAACAATTAGTCATGCCAACATTGCGTCAATGTGCTGGTGACCAGTCGTGGCGCGTCCGTTATATGGTCGCTGATAAATTTAcggat CTCCAAAAAGCAGTGGGTCCAGAAATAACAAAAACTGATCTAGTTCCAGCATTCCAAGTTCTGTTGAAAGACACCGAAGCTGAAGTAAGAGCAGCAGCCGCTGAAAAAGTTCGTGAATTTTGTCAAAATCTCGATCAGTTcaatcaagaaaatattattatgacaaATATATTACCTTTTATAAAAGAACTTGTTGCTGATCTTAATCAACATGTTAAATCAGCTTTAGCTGGTGTTATTATGGGACTTAGTCCTATTTTAGGAAAACACAA TACTATTGAACACTTGCTGCCACTTTTCCTTATGCAATTAAAAGACGAGTGTCCAGAAGTACGTCTTAATATCATCAGCAACTTGGACTGCGTCAACGAGGTAATTGGGATCCAGCAGCTGTCTCAGTCCTTGCTGCCAGCAATTGTCGAGCTTGCTGAAGACAGCAAATGGCGAGTGCGCTTAGCAATTATCGAATACATGCCGCTGCTAGCTGGACAACTGGGCGTTGAGttctttgatgaaaaattaaactcgCTGTCAATGAACTGGCTCGTCGACCACGTCTACGCAATCAGAGAAGCCGCGACgcttaatttgaaaaaattggtCGAGAAATTCGGTCCCGAGTGGGCATCAAACACTATTATtccaaaagttttaaatatgtCACGTGACCAAAATTACCTTCATCGTATGACATGTTTGTTCTGTATCaat GTTTTGGCTGAAGTATGCGGTCCCGATATAACAACAAAAGTGATGCTGCCTACAGTTGTCGCAATGGCAAATGACAACGTAGCGAACGTAAGATTCAATGTAGCAAAAACATTACAACGTATTGGGCCTTATCTAGAACCAAGTGCAGTACAAACGCAAGTCAAACCAGTACTTGATAAACTTAACACAGATCCAGATGTTGATGTCAAATATTTTGCTTCCGAAGCTATCGCTGGTATCGCAG cgTAG
- the LOC103569520 gene encoding serine/threonine-protein phosphatase 2A 65 kDa regulatory subunit A alpha isoform isoform X2: MAAADSSTDDSLYPIAVLIDELKNEDVQLRLNSIKKLSTIALALGAERTRSELMPFLTETIYDEDEVLLALAEQLGSFTPLVGGPEYVHCLLPPLEALAAVEETVVRDKAVESLRNIASQHSPTYLEDHFVPLVQRLASGDWFTSRTSACGLISVCYPRVSPATKAELRNHFRNLCQDDTPMVRRSAASKLGEFAKVVEIEYLKADLIPMFVVLAQDEQDSVRLLAVDACVSIASLLQQEDVEQLVMPTLRQCAGDQSWRVRYMVADKFTDLQKAVGPEITKTDLVPAFQVLLKDTEAEVRAAAAEKVREFCQNLDQFNQENIIMTNILPFIKELVADLNQHVKSALAGVIMGLSPILGKHNTIEHLLPLFLMQLKDECPEVRLNIISNLDCVNEVIGIQQLSQSLLPAIVELAEDSKWRVRLAIIEYMPLLAGQLGVEFFDEKLNSLSMNWLVDHVYAIREAATLNLKKLVEKFGPEWASNTIIPKVLNMSRDQNYLHRMTCLFCINVLAEVCGPDITTKVMLPTVVAMANDNVANVRFNVAKTLQRIGPYLEPSAVQTQVKPVLDKLNTDPDVDVKYFASEAIAGIAG, encoded by the exons ATGGCAGCGGCCGACTCATCAACCGACGACAGTCTTTATCCAATAGCCGTTTTAATTGACGAGCTGAAGAATGAGGATGTCCAG ttacgcttgaattcaataaaaaaactttcaacaATCGCATTGGCACTTGGGGCTGAAAGAACACGCAGTGAATTGATGCCATTTCTCACCGAAACAATTTACGATGAAGATGAAGTATTATTAGCACTTGCTGAACAACTTGGATCATTTACTCCACTTGTTGGCGGGCCTGAATACGTCCACTGTCTTCTG CCACCATTGGAAGCTTTGGCAGCAGTAGAAGAGACAGTAGTACGTGACAAAGCCGTGGAATCACTCCGAAATATCGCCAGCCAACACAGCCCAACTTATTTGGAAGATCATTTTGTACCTTTGGTCCAACGTCTAGCTTCTGGTGACTGGTTTACGTCGAGAACTTCAGCTTGTGGATTAATAAGTGTATGTTACCCACGTGTAAGTCCCGCGACTAAAGCTGAATTGAGAAACCATTTCCGCAACTTGTGTCAAGATGACACTCCGATGGTGCGTCGATCTGCGGCTTCTAAACTCGGAGAGTTTGCTAAAGTTGTTGAGATTGAGTATCTCAAGGCGGATTTGATTCCGATGTTCGTTGTCTTGGCACAGGATGAAcag gaCTCTGTACGTCTGTTGGCAGTTGATGCATGTGTCAGTATTGCTTCTCTTCTTCAGCAAGAAGATGTTGAACAATTAGTCATGCCAACATTGCGTCAATGTGCTGGTGACCAGTCGTGGCGCGTCCGTTATATGGTCGCTGATAAATTTAcggat CTCCAAAAAGCAGTGGGTCCAGAAATAACAAAAACTGATCTAGTTCCAGCATTCCAAGTTCTGTTGAAAGACACCGAAGCTGAAGTAAGAGCAGCAGCCGCTGAAAAAGTTCGTGAATTTTGTCAAAATCTCGATCAGTTcaatcaagaaaatattattatgacaaATATATTACCTTTTATAAAAGAACTTGTTGCTGATCTTAATCAACATGTTAAATCAGCTTTAGCTGGTGTTATTATGGGACTTAGTCCTATTTTAGGAAAACACAA TACTATTGAACACTTGCTGCCACTTTTCCTTATGCAATTAAAAGACGAGTGTCCAGAAGTACGTCTTAATATCATCAGCAACTTGGACTGCGTCAACGAGGTAATTGGGATCCAGCAGCTGTCTCAGTCCTTGCTGCCAGCAATTGTCGAGCTTGCTGAAGACAGCAAATGGCGAGTGCGCTTAGCAATTATCGAATACATGCCGCTGCTAGCTGGACAACTGGGCGTTGAGttctttgatgaaaaattaaactcgCTGTCAATGAACTGGCTCGTCGACCACGTCTACGCAATCAGAGAAGCCGCGACgcttaatttgaaaaaattggtCGAGAAATTCGGTCCCGAGTGGGCATCAAACACTATTATtccaaaagttttaaatatgtCACGTGACCAAAATTACCTTCATCGTATGACATGTTTGTTCTGTATCaat GTTTTGGCTGAAGTATGCGGTCCCGATATAACAACAAAAGTGATGCTGCCTACAGTTGTCGCAATGGCAAATGACAACGTAGCGAACGTAAGATTCAATGTAGCAAAAACATTACAACGTATTGGGCCTTATCTAGAACCAAGTGCAGTACAAACGCAAGTCAAACCAGTACTTGATAAACTTAACACAGATCCAGATGTTGATGTCAAATATTTTGCTTCCGAAGCTATCGCTGGTATCGCAG GTTAA